A stretch of Janibacter endophyticus DNA encodes these proteins:
- a CDS encoding 4Fe-4S dicluster domain-containing protein — MSYLSRQLSGRTDVALDAGWTDAPARKGFFTDTSICIGCKACEVACKEWNALPLDGLALTGNSYDNTGDLGGSTWRHVAFVEQSQDRIEAARESGRQLVDLGMPGIGAPLEARSSHLGEQGPPQRGGTPAGYGTLPAPIEGHGPDLTDMLAAVENPATVTGPGEDLGTTVDGTPMVGPLPEFRWLMASDVCKHCTHAGCLDVCPTGALFRSEFGTVVVQADICNGCGYCVGACPFGVIERRTGEGAEFRGQAEDAHVPNIGVAQKCTLCYDRLGHDQTPACAQTCPTTSIKFGDHADMVATAKERVAQLHEQGFTEARLYGANEHDGVGGTGSVFLLLDEPEVYGLPPDPVVATAYLPDMFRKAGIAALGMIGAAAISFLGARR; from the coding sequence GTGAGCTACCTGAGCCGACAGCTCTCCGGCCGCACCGACGTCGCCCTCGACGCGGGGTGGACCGACGCACCGGCCCGCAAGGGCTTCTTCACGGACACCTCGATCTGCATCGGCTGCAAGGCCTGCGAGGTCGCCTGCAAGGAGTGGAACGCGCTCCCGCTCGACGGGCTCGCGCTGACCGGCAACTCCTACGACAACACCGGCGACCTCGGCGGGAGCACCTGGCGGCACGTCGCCTTCGTCGAGCAGAGCCAGGACCGGATCGAGGCGGCCCGCGAGTCGGGCCGGCAGCTCGTCGACCTCGGGATGCCGGGTATCGGCGCACCCCTCGAGGCTCGTTCCTCGCACCTCGGGGAGCAGGGGCCACCGCAGCGCGGCGGGACGCCGGCGGGCTACGGCACGCTGCCGGCCCCGATCGAGGGCCACGGCCCCGACCTCACGGACATGCTCGCGGCCGTCGAGAACCCGGCCACCGTCACCGGGCCGGGCGAGGACCTCGGCACGACGGTCGACGGGACACCGATGGTCGGCCCGCTGCCGGAGTTCCGCTGGCTCATGGCCTCCGACGTCTGCAAGCACTGCACGCACGCCGGCTGCCTCGACGTCTGCCCGACCGGTGCGCTCTTCCGCAGCGAGTTCGGCACCGTCGTCGTGCAGGCCGACATCTGCAACGGCTGCGGCTACTGCGTCGGCGCGTGCCCCTTCGGCGTCATCGAGCGGCGCACCGGCGAGGGCGCGGAGTTCCGCGGTCAGGCCGAGGACGCGCACGTGCCCAACATCGGTGTCGCCCAGAAGTGCACGCTCTGCTACGACCGGCTCGGCCACGACCAGACGCCGGCCTGCGCGCAGACCTGCCCGACGACCTCGATCAAGTTCGGCGACCACGCCGACATGGTCGCCACGGCCAAGGAGAGGGTCGCCCAGCTGCACGAGCAGGGCTTCACCGAGGCTCGCCTCTACGGCGCCAACGAGCACGACGGCGTCGGCGGGACCGGCTCGGTCTTCCTGCTCCTCGACGAGCCCGAGGTCTACGGCCTGCCGCCGGACCCGGTCGTCGCGACCGCCTACCTGCCCGACATGTTCCGCAAGGCCGGCATCGCCGCGCTCGGCATGATCGGCGCCGCCGCCATCTCCTTCCTGGGAGCCCGACGATGA
- the selD gene encoding selenide, water dikinase SelD, with translation MATTQAGSLRLTQYAHGGGCACKIPAGELEQIVAGLHGSIPAPSAEVIVGLDDGDDAAAVRVADGLAAISTADFFTPVVDDPLAWGRIAAANALSDVYAMGGTPVMAINLVGWPRDVLPIELLTEVLRGGLEVATEASCPVIGGHSIDNPEPIYGMAVTGTADPDRLLRNDAAAPGLPISLTKPLGLGILNNHHKSTGTMHDEAVAVMTTLNRNASQAALAAGVRAATDVTGFGLLGHLYKMCRASDVAAVIDAAAVPYVAGAREALAAGHVPGGSRRNLEWVRPHLLAEDVSEEELILLADAQTSGGLLVVGEVPGAPVVGETVAAGSLGAGVRVQVR, from the coding sequence ATGGCAACGACGCAGGCAGGCTCGCTCCGACTGACGCAGTACGCCCACGGCGGGGGGTGCGCGTGCAAGATCCCGGCCGGTGAGCTGGAGCAGATCGTCGCCGGCCTGCACGGGTCGATCCCCGCGCCGAGCGCCGAGGTCATCGTCGGGCTCGACGACGGCGACGACGCGGCGGCCGTGCGGGTCGCCGACGGGCTCGCCGCGATCTCGACCGCCGACTTCTTCACCCCCGTCGTCGACGACCCGCTCGCCTGGGGCCGGATCGCCGCCGCCAACGCGCTCTCCGACGTCTACGCCATGGGTGGTACCCCGGTGATGGCGATCAACCTCGTCGGCTGGCCGCGCGACGTCCTGCCGATCGAGCTGCTCACCGAGGTCCTCCGCGGCGGGCTCGAGGTCGCGACCGAGGCGTCGTGCCCCGTCATCGGCGGACACTCCATCGACAACCCCGAGCCGATCTACGGCATGGCCGTCACCGGCACCGCCGACCCGGATCGCCTGCTGCGCAACGACGCCGCCGCGCCCGGCCTGCCGATCAGCCTCACCAAGCCACTGGGCCTCGGGATCCTCAACAACCACCACAAGAGCACCGGCACGATGCACGACGAGGCGGTCGCGGTCATGACGACGCTCAACCGGAATGCCTCGCAGGCCGCCCTGGCCGCGGGGGTGCGCGCGGCGACCGATGTCACCGGCTTCGGCCTGCTCGGGCACCTCTACAAGATGTGCCGGGCGAGCGACGTCGCTGCGGTCATCGACGCCGCGGCCGTGCCGTACGTCGCGGGCGCGCGTGAGGCGCTCGCGGCCGGGCACGTCCCCGGAGGCTCGCGCCGCAACCTCGAGTGGGTGCGCCCGCACCTGCTCGCCGAGGACGTCTCCGAGGAGGAGCTCATCCTGCTCGCCGACGCGCAGACCTCCGGCGGGCTGCTCGTCGTCGGCGAGGTGCCCGGTGCTCCGGTCGTCGGCGAGACGGTCGCCGCCGGTTCGCTCGGTGCGGGCGTCCGGGTCCAGGTCCGGTGA
- a CDS encoding rhodanese-like domain-containing protein produces the protein MSEGGYAADRHLVAAREGLARLTPEEAASAQRAGALLVDTRTAAQRARQGEVTGALVIDRTVLEWRLDPTCPYRVPEAVPGVRVVVLCRQGYSSSLAAVSLRALGVDATDVIGGVESWIGAGLPVDDGPPDVRE, from the coding sequence GTGAGCGAAGGGGGATACGCCGCCGACCGTCACCTCGTCGCCGCGCGCGAGGGGCTGGCCCGGCTGACTCCGGAGGAGGCGGCGAGCGCCCAGCGCGCGGGGGCGTTGCTCGTCGACACCCGGACCGCCGCCCAGCGTGCTCGCCAGGGCGAGGTCACCGGCGCCCTCGTCATCGACCGCACCGTGCTCGAGTGGCGTCTCGACCCGACGTGCCCGTACCGGGTCCCCGAGGCGGTGCCGGGAGTGCGGGTGGTGGTGCTCTGCCGCCAGGGCTACAGCTCGAGCCTGGCCGCGGTCTCGCTCCGGGCGCTCGGGGTCGACGCGACCGACGTCATCGGCGGCGTCGAGTCGTGGATCGGCGCGGGCCTGCCGGTCGACGACGGTCCCCCCGACGTCCGCGAGTGA
- the fdh gene encoding formate dehydrogenase, translated as MAKTPLDWPVVRQLTTGDFLGRGKAVQSRKTAELTPRTSTADRVVQSVCPYCAVGCGQKVFVKDEKVVQIEGDPDSPISRGRLCPKGAASEQLVNAASRQKYVLYRAPGATDFERISLDEATDMVTDRFLEARRNHWQEHDEHGNRLRRTMGIASLGGATLDNEENYLIKKLFTAAGAIQIENQARIUHSATVPSLGASFGRGGATQPLQDMANADCVIIQGSNMAECHPVGFQWVSEAKARGARIIHVDPRFTRTSAIADTHVPIRAGTDVVLLGALINHVLSNDLYFHDYVVAYTNAATLVSEDFVDTEDLDGVFSGYDPETGSYDMTSWAYESAKDEDGNGGDDKVDSPDHDDSGAKETEEAAGQQYGAGGPPLEHAKLVRDETLQHPRSVFQILKRHYARYTPEMVQEVCGIPVASFHEVARALVENSGRERTTCFAYAVGWTQHSLGAQFIRTSAILQLLMGNVGRPGSGIMALRGHASIQGCTDIPTLFNLLPGYLPMPVADKHRSLEEYLSSISSPLQKGFWTKADAYTASLLKAWWGDAATPENDFAFDYLPRLNGAHGTYQTVMSMLEDKVDGYFILGQNPAVGSAHGKMQRLAMSHLKWVVVRDFQLIESATFWKDGPEVVSGELKTEDIDTEVFFFPAATHVEKAGTLTQTQRMLQWHEKAVDPPGDAQSELDFFHELGVRIRERLAGSTDERDRPLLDLTWDYPKDEHGEVDAEAVLREINGYHVGGEKDGELLNSFVEMQADGSTIGGCWIYSGVFAGNVNKAAKKVPGREQNEIALDWGWAWPMNRRILYNRASADPEGRPWSERKKHIWWDADGKKWVGDDIPDFPVDRDPSYRPDPDVGGPAAISGDDPFIMQADGKGWLFAPKGMVDGPMPTHYEAQESPVENALYTQQRNPARVIFSRKDNLWSPSAPEPGWDVYPYVFTTYRLTEHHTAGGMSRWLPYLSELQPEMFCEISPELAAERGLENGGWATIVSARAAIETRVLVTERMTPMTIRGKTVHQIGLPYHWGVGRDAVVEGDGANDLLGITLDPNVLIQESKVGSCDIRPGRRPQGEDLERLVAEYQSRAGSTVETGNHRADEVTPEVAALRRAHRGRTST; from the coding sequence ATGGCGAAGACGCCCCTCGACTGGCCGGTCGTCCGGCAGCTGACGACCGGGGACTTCCTCGGCCGTGGCAAGGCCGTGCAGAGCCGCAAGACCGCCGAGCTCACCCCCCGCACCTCGACCGCCGACCGCGTCGTCCAGAGCGTCTGCCCGTACTGCGCCGTCGGGTGCGGGCAGAAGGTCTTCGTCAAGGACGAGAAGGTCGTCCAGATCGAGGGCGACCCGGACAGCCCGATCAGCCGTGGGCGGCTCTGCCCGAAGGGTGCCGCGAGCGAGCAGCTCGTCAACGCCGCCTCCCGGCAGAAGTACGTGCTCTACCGCGCCCCCGGCGCGACCGACTTCGAGCGGATCTCGCTCGACGAGGCCACCGACATGGTCACCGACCGATTCCTCGAGGCCCGCCGCAACCACTGGCAGGAGCACGACGAGCACGGCAACCGGCTGCGTCGCACGATGGGCATCGCCTCGCTCGGGGGAGCCACCCTCGACAACGAGGAGAACTACCTCATCAAGAAGCTCTTCACGGCGGCGGGCGCGATCCAGATCGAGAACCAGGCCCGTATTTGACACTCCGCCACGGTTCCCAGTCTGGGAGCCTCCTTCGGCCGCGGCGGCGCCACCCAGCCCCTGCAGGACATGGCCAACGCGGACTGCGTCATCATCCAGGGCTCGAACATGGCCGAGTGCCACCCGGTCGGGTTCCAGTGGGTCTCTGAGGCGAAGGCCCGCGGCGCGCGGATCATCCACGTCGACCCGCGCTTCACCCGCACCTCGGCGATCGCGGACACCCACGTGCCGATCCGGGCGGGCACCGATGTCGTCCTCCTCGGCGCGCTCATCAACCACGTCCTGAGCAACGACCTCTACTTCCACGACTACGTCGTCGCGTACACCAATGCCGCGACGCTCGTCAGCGAGGACTTCGTCGACACCGAGGACCTCGACGGCGTCTTCTCGGGCTACGACCCCGAGACGGGCAGCTACGACATGACGTCGTGGGCGTACGAGTCGGCGAAGGACGAGGACGGCAACGGCGGCGACGACAAGGTCGACAGCCCCGACCACGATGACAGCGGCGCCAAGGAGACCGAAGAGGCGGCCGGGCAGCAGTACGGCGCCGGCGGCCCCCCGCTCGAGCACGCGAAGCTCGTCCGGGACGAGACCTTGCAGCACCCGCGCTCGGTCTTCCAGATCCTCAAGCGCCACTACGCCCGCTACACGCCCGAGATGGTGCAGGAGGTCTGCGGCATCCCGGTCGCGAGCTTCCACGAGGTCGCCCGCGCGCTCGTCGAGAACTCCGGCCGCGAGCGCACGACGTGCTTCGCCTACGCCGTCGGCTGGACCCAGCACAGCCTCGGCGCGCAGTTCATCCGCACCTCGGCGATCCTCCAGCTGCTCATGGGCAACGTGGGTCGTCCGGGCAGCGGGATCATGGCGCTCCGCGGTCACGCGAGCATCCAGGGCTGCACCGACATCCCGACGCTCTTCAACCTCCTGCCCGGGTACCTCCCGATGCCGGTCGCCGACAAGCACCGCTCGCTCGAGGAGTACCTCAGCTCGATCAGCAGCCCGCTGCAGAAGGGTTTCTGGACCAAGGCCGACGCCTACACCGCGAGCCTGCTCAAGGCGTGGTGGGGTGATGCCGCGACCCCGGAGAACGACTTCGCCTTCGACTACCTGCCGCGGCTCAACGGCGCTCACGGTACGTACCAGACCGTGATGTCGATGCTCGAGGACAAGGTCGACGGCTACTTCATCCTTGGCCAGAACCCGGCGGTCGGGTCTGCGCACGGCAAGATGCAGCGGCTCGCGATGTCGCACCTCAAGTGGGTCGTCGTCCGCGACTTCCAGCTCATCGAGTCGGCCACCTTCTGGAAGGACGGGCCCGAGGTCGTCAGCGGCGAGCTGAAGACCGAGGACATCGACACCGAGGTCTTCTTCTTCCCCGCCGCCACGCACGTCGAGAAGGCGGGCACTTTGACCCAGACGCAGCGGATGCTGCAGTGGCACGAGAAGGCGGTCGACCCGCCCGGTGACGCGCAGAGCGAGCTCGACTTCTTCCACGAGCTCGGCGTGCGGATCCGCGAGCGGCTCGCCGGCTCGACCGACGAGCGCGACCGCCCGCTGCTCGACCTCACGTGGGACTACCCGAAGGACGAGCACGGCGAGGTCGACGCCGAGGCCGTGCTCCGCGAGATCAACGGCTACCACGTCGGCGGCGAGAAGGACGGCGAGCTGCTCAACAGCTTCGTTGAGATGCAGGCCGACGGCTCGACCATCGGCGGCTGCTGGATCTACTCCGGGGTCTTCGCGGGCAACGTCAACAAGGCGGCGAAGAAGGTCCCTGGCCGGGAGCAGAACGAGATAGCTCTCGACTGGGGCTGGGCCTGGCCGATGAACCGCCGGATCCTCTACAACCGCGCCTCGGCCGACCCCGAGGGTCGTCCGTGGAGCGAGCGCAAGAAGCACATCTGGTGGGACGCCGACGGGAAGAAGTGGGTCGGCGACGACATCCCCGACTTCCCGGTCGACCGCGACCCGTCGTACCGGCCCGACCCTGACGTCGGTGGTCCCGCCGCGATCTCCGGCGACGACCCCTTCATCATGCAGGCGGACGGCAAGGGCTGGCTCTTCGCGCCGAAGGGCATGGTCGACGGGCCGATGCCGACGCACTACGAGGCGCAGGAGTCGCCGGTCGAGAACGCGCTGTACACGCAGCAGCGCAACCCGGCCCGCGTGATCTTCTCCCGCAAGGACAACCTCTGGAGCCCGTCGGCCCCCGAGCCCGGCTGGGACGTATACCCCTACGTCTTCACGACGTACCGGCTCACCGAGCACCACACGGCAGGCGGCATGAGCCGCTGGCTGCCGTACCTCTCGGAGCTGCAGCCGGAGATGTTCTGCGAGATCTCGCCCGAGCTCGCCGCCGAGCGTGGTCTGGAGAACGGCGGGTGGGCGACGATCGTCTCCGCACGTGCCGCGATCGAGACCCGCGTGCTCGTCACCGAGCGGATGACCCCGATGACGATCCGCGGCAAGACGGTCCACCAGATCGGACTGCCCTACCACTGGGGCGTCGGTCGCGATGCGGTCGTCGAGGGCGACGGTGCCAACGACCTGCTCGGCATCACCCTCGACCCCAACGTCCTCATCCAGGAGTCGAAGGTCGGGTCGTGCGACATCCGACCCGGGCGACGGCCGCAGGGGGAGGACCTCGAGCGGCTCGTCGCGGAGTACCAGTCGCGGGCGGGATCGACGGTCGAGACCGGCAACCACCGTGCGGACGAGGTCACGCCCGAGGTCGCGGCGCTGCGCCGCGCCCACCGCGGCAGGACGAGCACGTGA
- the nrfD gene encoding NrfD/PsrC family molybdoenzyme membrane anchor subunit: MSTSAYDAYRDPDTTRRGSSQSSSHLRNRDQRRRRDPAVAGAGSGRREGSVAARANDWLTGGGRGRGERAVVPEAQFSSYYGQPVVKPMPWKHEIPAYLFLGGVAASSGMIGAGAHAIGHEVLRRNARLTSMVAVGLSGGALIMDLGRPERFINMLRTMKLTSPMSVGTWIFSGFSAFAGLSTAAELDRMLGGSSGGKGLPVVGGLLRTAEPIGSLGSFAFGPPLAAYTAVLLSDTATPLWFESRRSLPFVFVSSASMAASGIQMALTPTRETAPVRRLAMLGAAGDFLAVEAMEKQLKEVGVVEPLHHGTAGRMMKTAKVLTVAGGVGSLLAGRSRVVAVASGLALAAASALTRFAVVEAGIESAKDPRYTVGPQKARLAERRQQGLVHDSITTAH; encoded by the coding sequence ATGAGCACCTCTGCGTACGACGCCTACCGCGACCCCGACACGACCCGTCGAGGCTCGTCGCAGAGCTCCTCGCACCTCAGGAACCGGGACCAGAGGCGCCGCCGCGACCCCGCTGTCGCCGGCGCCGGGAGCGGCCGACGCGAGGGCTCCGTCGCGGCCCGCGCCAACGACTGGCTCACCGGTGGTGGGCGTGGCCGTGGCGAGCGCGCGGTCGTCCCCGAGGCGCAGTTCAGCTCGTACTACGGCCAGCCGGTCGTCAAGCCGATGCCGTGGAAGCACGAGATCCCGGCGTACCTCTTCCTCGGTGGTGTCGCGGCGTCCTCCGGCATGATCGGGGCCGGCGCCCACGCCATCGGTCACGAGGTGCTGCGGCGCAACGCACGACTGACCTCGATGGTGGCCGTCGGGCTCAGCGGCGGCGCGCTCATCATGGACCTCGGCCGCCCGGAGCGCTTCATCAACATGCTCCGCACGATGAAGCTCACCTCGCCGATGTCGGTCGGCACGTGGATCTTCAGCGGCTTCAGCGCCTTCGCCGGGCTGTCGACCGCGGCGGAGCTCGACCGGATGCTCGGTGGCTCCTCAGGCGGCAAGGGGTTGCCCGTCGTCGGCGGCCTGCTGCGCACCGCCGAGCCGATCGGCAGCCTCGGGTCCTTCGCCTTCGGCCCGCCGCTCGCGGCGTATACCGCGGTGCTGCTCTCCGACACGGCGACCCCGCTGTGGTTCGAGTCTCGGCGCAGCCTCCCCTTCGTCTTCGTCTCGTCCGCGTCGATGGCGGCCAGCGGCATCCAGATGGCGCTCACGCCGACGCGCGAGACCGCCCCGGTGCGCCGACTCGCGATGCTCGGCGCGGCCGGCGACTTCCTCGCCGTCGAGGCGATGGAGAAGCAGCTCAAGGAGGTCGGCGTCGTCGAGCCGCTCCACCACGGCACCGCGGGCCGGATGATGAAGACAGCCAAGGTCCTCACGGTGGCCGGCGGTGTCGGGTCGCTGCTCGCCGGCCGCTCCCGCGTCGTCGCGGTCGCCTCGGGGCTCGCCCTGGCCGCCGCCTCCGCACTGACCCGCTTCGCCGTGGTCGAGGCGGGCATCGAGTCGGCCAAGGACCCCCGGTACACCGTGGGCCCGCAGAAGGCACGCCTGGCCGAGCGCCGCCAGCAGGGCCTGGTCCACGACAGCATCACGACGGCTCACTGA
- a CDS encoding OFA family MFS transporter translates to MSALNFLDRRHTIAPHGYNRWLIPPAALAIHLCIGQAYATSVYKTSLVEHFNSSLTAIGLIFSIAIVMLGLSAAVLGTWVDRSGPRKAMFAAACCWAVGFLVGALGIATKQLWLVYLGYGVIGGIGLGIGYISPVSTLIKWFPDRPGLATGMAIMGFGGGAMVAAPASRQLLSFFDPAYDPTDSGSLADGHALTMLFVTLGIIYFLIMMIGVSNVRVPYDGWKPDGFDPSTVKKKQLVTDAHVSAANAIKTPQFWLLWVVLFCNVTAGIGILEQASPMIQDFFRNADGTSSVTVAAAGGFVGLLSLFNMAGRFVWSSTSDRIGRKPIYMVYLGLGIVLYLALALIGSTAVALFVLFAAIIISFYGGGFATVPAYLRDLFGTFQVGAIHGRLLTAWSAAGVAGPLIINGFLDAQGKPGGLDASAYRPALLTMVAVLVVGFIANLLIRPVADRYHEKGDVQVLPSADEALHGDGGTVAHGGSSRVILSWAVVVALLAYGVIMTLITAARLFT, encoded by the coding sequence ATGTCAGCCCTCAACTTCCTGGATCGCAGGCATACGATCGCCCCGCACGGGTACAACCGGTGGCTCATCCCCCCCGCCGCTCTGGCGATCCATCTCTGCATCGGACAGGCCTACGCGACCAGCGTCTACAAGACATCGCTCGTCGAGCACTTCAACAGCTCGCTCACCGCGATCGGGCTCATCTTCTCCATCGCCATCGTGATGCTGGGGCTGTCGGCGGCTGTCCTGGGGACCTGGGTGGACCGCAGCGGCCCGCGCAAGGCGATGTTCGCCGCCGCCTGCTGCTGGGCGGTCGGCTTCCTCGTGGGCGCCCTCGGCATCGCCACCAAGCAGCTGTGGCTCGTCTACCTCGGCTATGGCGTCATCGGGGGCATCGGCCTCGGTATCGGCTACATCTCGCCGGTGTCGACGCTCATTAAGTGGTTCCCGGACCGGCCGGGTCTGGCCACCGGCATGGCGATCATGGGCTTCGGTGGTGGCGCGATGGTCGCTGCACCCGCCTCGCGCCAGCTGCTGTCCTTCTTCGACCCAGCCTACGACCCGACGGACTCGGGGTCGCTCGCCGACGGCCACGCGCTGACGATGCTCTTCGTCACCCTGGGCATCATCTACTTCCTCATCATGATGATCGGCGTCTCCAACGTCCGCGTCCCCTATGACGGCTGGAAGCCGGACGGATTCGACCCGAGCACCGTGAAGAAGAAGCAGCTCGTCACGGATGCGCACGTCTCTGCGGCCAACGCCATCAAGACCCCGCAGTTCTGGCTGCTGTGGGTGGTCCTCTTCTGCAACGTCACGGCCGGCATCGGCATCCTCGAGCAGGCCAGCCCGATGATCCAGGACTTCTTCCGCAACGCCGACGGCACCTCCTCGGTCACCGTCGCAGCGGCTGGTGGCTTCGTGGGTCTGCTCTCGCTCTTCAACATGGCCGGTCGCTTCGTCTGGTCCTCGACCTCCGACAGGATCGGGCGCAAGCCGATCTACATGGTCTACCTCGGGCTCGGGATCGTGCTCTACCTCGCGCTGGCCCTCATCGGCAGCACCGCGGTGGCGCTCTTCGTCCTCTTCGCCGCCATCATCATTTCCTTCTACGGCGGAGGCTTCGCCACCGTCCCGGCCTACCTGCGGGACCTCTTCGGCACCTTCCAGGTGGGCGCGATCCATGGCCGGCTGCTCACCGCCTGGTCGGCCGCCGGCGTCGCCGGGCCGCTCATCATCAACGGTTTCCTCGACGCACAGGGCAAGCCCGGCGGCCTCGACGCGAGCGCCTACCGGCCGGCCCTGCTGACGATGGTCGCAGTGCTCGTGGTCGGCTTCATCGCCAACCTGCTTATCCGTCCGGTCGCCGACCGCTACCACGAAAAGGGGGACGTCCAGGTGCTGCCTTCTGCGGACGAGGCGCTGCACGGGGACGGCGGCACCGTCGCTCACGGCGGCAGCTCGCGTGTCATCCTCTCCTGGGCCGTGGTCGTGGCCCTGCTCGCGTACGGCGTCATCATGACTCTCATCACCGCGGCGCGTCTCTTCACCTGA
- a CDS encoding SCO6745 family protein yields the protein MSASAARSAYETLEPYHVVSYFNPHNDREAEPLRLSRAGMYVGGRAAPLGRVPASVVAATFYNFHPSLISFGWTEVLSAGVDEVDAARTRAVDASLRDALGEGGALRCDEGASKGVSSPDLSSVTGALRAGIVEASYAGRPLAAAWAAAPWPDEPHLQLWHAITIVREHRGDGHIAALVLADLAPVEALVLHEAPHPDPALRRKTLGKRLVLATRGWDEEDWTSATDSLARRGLLDGGGAMTTAGAELYDRLERETDAAAAGLWAAVPEADETIRRARPFVKAVIDTGYLPGTTRRD from the coding sequence GTGAGTGCTTCTGCCGCCCGGTCCGCGTACGAGACCCTCGAGCCCTACCACGTCGTCTCGTACTTCAACCCGCACAACGACCGCGAGGCCGAGCCCCTTCGCCTCTCGAGGGCGGGCATGTACGTCGGCGGCCGGGCCGCGCCGCTCGGTCGGGTGCCGGCGTCGGTCGTCGCGGCGACCTTCTACAACTTCCACCCGAGCCTGATCTCCTTCGGCTGGACCGAGGTCCTCTCGGCCGGGGTCGACGAGGTCGACGCGGCCCGCACCCGGGCGGTCGACGCGTCGCTGCGCGACGCCCTGGGCGAAGGCGGTGCCCTGAGGTGCGACGAAGGAGCCTCGAAGGGGGTGAGCTCGCCCGACCTCTCGAGCGTCACCGGGGCGCTGCGGGCCGGGATCGTCGAGGCGAGCTACGCCGGTCGGCCGCTCGCGGCCGCCTGGGCCGCCGCGCCGTGGCCGGACGAGCCGCACCTCCAGCTGTGGCACGCGATCACGATCGTCCGGGAGCACCGGGGTGACGGTCACATCGCCGCGCTCGTGCTCGCCGACCTCGCGCCGGTCGAGGCGCTCGTGCTCCACGAGGCGCCGCACCCCGACCCGGCGCTGCGTCGCAAGACCCTCGGCAAGCGCCTCGTCCTCGCGACCCGGGGCTGGGACGAGGAGGACTGGACGAGCGCGACGGACTCGCTCGCCCGACGCGGCCTGCTCGACGGCGGCGGCGCGATGACCACCGCCGGCGCCGAGCTTTACGACCGGCTCGAGCGCGAGACCGACGCGGCCGCCGCCGGCCTGTGGGCCGCGGTCCCCGAGGCCGACGAGACGATCCGGCGCGCCCGCCCCTTCGTCAAGGCCGTCATCGACACCGGCTACCTCCCCGGCACCACCCGCCGAGATTGA
- the selA gene encoding L-seryl-tRNA(Sec) selenium transferase — protein sequence MPDDQRRLVPRTDAVLAAPEIVAALGRHDRAVVKAAVVAAQQQVRAGTLDPGEIVGATLAALPRRASSLTPVLNATGVVVHTNLGRAPLSPSAVEAMIDAAGYVDVEMDLGSGVRSKRGAQALAALRAAVPDAEDALVVNNGAAALVLATTTLAAGREVVVSRGEMVEIGDGFRLPDLIASTGARLREVGTTNRTHLRDYSDAIGPETGCILKVHPSNFRVDGFTSAVGLRALTDLGVPVVMDVGSGLLAPDPALPDEPDAATALREGAHLVTASGDKLLGGPQAGIILGRADLVERLRRHPLARAVRVDKVTLAALEATLRGAATPVAQALHASAEDLLLRTRSLAEALGREVVPVDGRVGGGGAPGVPLPGHAVEIPVDAVARLRQPSSSSVAAVVARVEGGRGLVDLRCIPAASDEALLAALRHALDA from the coding sequence ATGCCTGACGACCAGCGCCGCCTCGTCCCACGGACGGACGCCGTGCTTGCCGCGCCCGAGATCGTCGCGGCGCTCGGCCGCCACGACCGCGCCGTCGTCAAGGCCGCCGTCGTCGCCGCGCAGCAGCAGGTCCGCGCGGGCACCCTCGACCCGGGAGAGATCGTCGGGGCCACGCTCGCGGCGCTGCCCCGGCGGGCGAGCAGCCTCACGCCGGTGCTCAACGCGACCGGGGTCGTCGTCCACACCAACCTCGGTCGGGCGCCCCTCTCCCCCAGCGCGGTCGAGGCGATGATCGACGCGGCAGGTTATGTCGACGTCGAGATGGACCTCGGCTCCGGCGTCCGCTCGAAGCGTGGCGCCCAGGCCCTCGCCGCCCTGCGCGCCGCCGTCCCCGACGCCGAGGACGCCCTCGTCGTCAACAACGGCGCCGCCGCCCTCGTCCTCGCGACGACCACCTTGGCCGCCGGGCGCGAGGTGGTCGTGAGCCGCGGCGAGATGGTCGAGATCGGCGACGGCTTCCGCCTGCCCGACCTCATCGCGAGCACCGGCGCCCGGCTGCGCGAGGTCGGCACGACGAACCGCACCCACCTGCGCGACTACAGCGACGCGATCGGCCCCGAGACCGGCTGCATCCTCAAGGTCCACCCGAGCAACTTCCGGGTCGACGGCTTCACGAGCGCGGTCGGGCTCCGCGCGCTCACCGACCTCGGGGTGCCCGTCGTCATGGACGTCGGCTCCGGCCTGCTCGCGCCCGACCCGGCGCTGCCCGACGAGCCGGACGCCGCCACGGCGCTGCGCGAGGGCGCCCACCTCGTGACCGCGAGCGGCGACAAGCTCCTCGGCGGTCCGCAGGCAGGCATCATCCTCGGGCGCGCCGATCTCGTCGAGCGGCTGCGCCGACACCCGCTCGCCCGGGCGGTGCGCGTCGACAAGGTGACCCTCGCCGCTCTCGAGGCGACGCTGCGCGGCGCCGCGACCCCGGTCGCCCAGGCGCTGCACGCGAGCGCCGAGGACCTCCTCCTCCGCACCCGCTCCCTCGCCGAGGCGCTCGGCCGCGAGGTCGTCCCGGTCGACGGTCGGGTCGGCGGCGGCGGGGCGCCCGGCGTGCCGCTGCCCGGCCACGCCGTCGAGATCCCCGTGGACGCCGTCGCCCGGCTCCGGCAGCCCAGCAGCTCCTCGGTCGCGGCGGTCGTCGCCCGGGTCGAAGGGGGACGAGGTCTCGTCGACCTGCGCTGCATCCCGGCGGCCTCGGACGAGGCCCTGCTGGCCGCCCTGCGTCACGCCCTCGACGCATGA